The Pan troglodytes isolate AG18354 chromosome 7, NHGRI_mPanTro3-v2.0_pri, whole genome shotgun sequence genome has a window encoding:
- the LOC134810720 gene encoding protein FAM90A15-like, which translates to MMARRDPKSWAKRLVRAQTLQKQRRAPVGPRAPPPDEEDPRLKCKNCGAFGHTARSTRCPMKCWKAALVPATLGKKEGKENLKPWKPQVEANPGPLNKDKGEKEERPRQQDPQRKALLHIFSGKPPEKPLPNRKGSTESSDYLRVASGPMPVHTTSKRPRLGPVLADRSATETSDRGSVLASPSPLRKASLSSSSSLGPKERQTGAAADIPQPAVRQQGPEPLLVVKPTHSSPEGGCREVPQAASKTHGLLQAIRPQAQDIRPAVTSQPCPPAATHSLGLGSNLSFGPGAKRPAQARIQACLNFPKKPRLGPFQIPESAIQGGELGAPENLQPPPAATELGPSTSPQMGRRTPAQVPSVDRQPPHSRPCLPTAQACTMSHHPAASHDGAQPLTVLFRRLENGRWSSSLLAAPSFHSPEKPGAFLAQSPHVSEKSEGPRVRVPPSVLYEDLQVSSSSEDSDSDLE; encoded by the exons atgatggcacgtcgggaccccaaatcttgggccaagaggctggtgagagcccagaccctccagaagcagcggagggccccagttgggccaagggctcccccgcccgatgaagaagatcccagg ctcaagtgcaaaaactgcggggcctttggccacacggccagaagtaccaggtgccccatgaagtgctggaaggcagccctggttccagcgaccttggggaaaaaggaagggaaggaaaacctgaaaccatggaagccccaggttgaagccaacccggggcccttgaacaaggataagggagagaaggaagagagaccaag gcaacaagacccgcagaggaaggctctcctccacatattttctgggaaacctccagagaagccgctgccgaatcgaaaaggatccacggaatcttctgattatctgagg gttgcaagcgggccaatgccggtccacacaaccagtaagaggccgcgcctgggccctgtcctcgctgatcgctcagctaccgaaacgtctgacaggggctccgtcttggcttcgccgtctcccctcagaaaagccagtctgagctcctcctcaagtcttggaccaaaggaaagacagacaggggctgcggccgacatccctcagcctgcagtcaggcagcagggccccgagcctctcctcgtggtgaagccgacacacagcagccctgagggtggctgccgagaagttccccaggctgcctccaaaacccaCGGCCTGCTCCAGGCCATCAGACCCCAGGCACAAGACATACGTCCTGCGGtgacctcacagccctgcccgccagccgccacacacagcttgggcctaggctccaatctcagcttcgggccaggagccaagagacctgcccaggctcggattcaggcttgcctgaacttccccaagaaaccgagactgggtcccttccagatccccgaaagcgccatccagggaggtgagctgggggccccggagaatctccaacctccgccagccgcaaccgaacttggaccaagtacgtcgccccagatgggcaggaggacacccgcccaggtgcccagcgtcgaccggcagcctccgcacagcagaccttgcctgcctactgcccaggcctgcaccatgtcccatcacccagcggccagccatgatggggcccagcctctcacagtgctcttccggagactggaaaacggacgctggagctccagcctcctggcggccccctcatttcactctcctgagaagccgggagccttcctcgctcagagccctcatgtgtcagagaagtctgagggtccccgtgttcgtgtcccaccgagcgtcctctatgaggaccttcaggtttcctcctcctcagaggacagcgattctgacctggagtga
- the LOC129135843 gene encoding LOW QUALITY PROTEIN: proline-rich protein 23D1-like (The sequence of the model RefSeq protein was modified relative to this genomic sequence to represent the inferred CDS: inserted 1 base in 1 codon) — protein sequence MYGYWRQRSLSDSWTESQNVNEGESSLATTQMNPPKRRQVEQGTNIDCKTPSIPGAPHQNSCPSQKPPQISSYQDSSNEELIIVLEQGTEVRLSLEEVILILAPETALQLTVENTVLVIVPXHILRSQDGLQSPVQIQYIMPSVDDFSLECHAQDGDISDMKGENVPLSPAEEREAAPLYHQPLMISPANHKAGISPFLLVTPLCIPCCLAAFPQRYPLPPTSSPVGHPRPANSSFSLHGMELLCTSSLSRMPPSPTPGPQIYHRVHHRPPSRAQRCLFRK from the exons ATGTATGGTTACTGGCGCCAAAGAAGCCTTAGTGATTCCTGGACAGAATCGCAGAATGTCAATGAAGGAGAGAGCAG CTTGGCTACCACACAAATGAATCCACCCAAACGTCGCCAAGTGGAGCAGGGTACCAATATAG ATTGCAAAACACCCTCAATTCCAGGAGCTCCACACCAGAATTCATGCCCGTCCCAGAAACCTCCCCAGATAAGTTCATAT CAGGATTCCAGCAATGAGGAGCTCATCATAGTCCTAGAACAAGGGACAGAAGTGAGGTTGAGCCTGGAAGAGGTCATCCTCATCTTGGCCCCAGAGACAGCGCTGCAGCTGACCGTGGAGAACACAGTCCTTGTGATTGTTC GGCATATCCTGAGGTCACAAGATGGCCTGCAGTCCCCTGTGCAGATCCAGTACATCATGCCTTCCGTTGATGACTTCAGCTTGGAGTGCCATGCTCAAGATGGAGACATCTCAGACATGAAAGGAGAGAATGTGCCTCTTTCACCTGCAGAAGAACGGGAGGCAGCACCCCTATATCACCAGCCCTTGATGATATCCCCAGCAAACCACAAAGCTGGGATCAGCCCTTTTCTTCTAGTAACCCCATTGTGCATTCCATGCTGTCTGGCAGCCTTCCCCCAACGCTACCCTCTACCACCCACATCTAGTCCCGTGGGACACCCTAGACCAGCCAACTCCAGTTTCAGCCTGCATGGTATGGAGCTACTGTGCACCTCCTCCCTCAGCCGTATGCCCCCTTCACCAACTCCTGGTCCCCAGATCTATCACAGGGTTCACCATAGGCCTCCCAGCAGGGCACAGAGATGTCTCTTTAGGAAGTGA